One window from the genome of Musa acuminata AAA Group cultivar baxijiao chromosome BXJ1-4, Cavendish_Baxijiao_AAA, whole genome shotgun sequence encodes:
- the LOC135671757 gene encoding transcription factor NIGTH1-like: MGSAVFEMGLELELCATRIVGDFVKEVSGIESGGSGRASRLEESIKFLEEEKRKIEAFRREVPICMRLLREVIERLRREIERCRCESFGHVFEEFMPLKSKVEDDGGVKVETDCRDKMNWMSSVQLWSDNYSENDDEEKIVSNEQDGAVDHRQGKGKSLECKSRSSGVEFLPFKALSPLAASSEEEEEKPASALPELSLQSPAINRTLDLVTPVALGDHRGFGGFRKATEWVPATLGLQSRLQPPRKARRCWSQELHRRFVLAIQQLGGAQVATPKQIRELMKVDGLTNDEVKSHLQKYRLHTERVHAQRLPNAVATADRAVVVLGGLWDREEQYTSSSQQSFSQSGSPMSPFQLAGSR, translated from the exons ATGGGCTCGGCGGTGTTCGAGATGGGACTGGAGTTGGAGCTGTGCGCCACCCGGATCGTCGGCGACTTCGTGAAGGAGGTGTCGGGGATcgagagcggcggcagcggccggGCATCGAGGCTCGAGGAGTCCATCAAGTTCTTGGAGGAGGAAAAGCGAAAGATCGAGGCTTTTAGACGCGAGGTCCCCATCTGCATGCGTCTTCTTCGCGAGG TGATCGAAAGGTTGAGGAGGGAGATCGAGCGGTGCCGCTGCGAGAGTTTTGGACATGTATTCGAGGAATTCATGCCTCTTAAGAGTAAAGTCGAGGACGATGGAGGGGTAAAAGTGGAAACGGATTGCAGAGATAAGATGAACTGGATGAGTTCCGTCCAACTCTGGAGCGATAATTACAGTGAGAACGATGACGAAGAGAAGATCGTGTCGAATGAG CAAGATGGAGCGGTGGATCACAGACAGGGGAAGGGGAAGTCTCTAGAATGCAAAAGCCGGAGCAGCGGGGTCGAGTTCCTGCCATTTAAAGCTTTATCGCCTCTTGCTGCGAgctccgaggaggaggaggagaagcccgCTTCTGCGTTGCCTGAGCTCTCGCTGCAATCACCGGCGATCAACAGAACCCTTGACCTTGTAACTCCGGTCGCTTTGGGTGACCACCGAGGCTTCGGTGGTTTCAGAAAAGCCACTGAGTGGGTGCCTGCGACCCTTGGCTTGCAGTCACGGCTGCAACCACCGAGGAAGGCGAGGAGGTGCTGGTCGCAGGAACTGCATCGCCGGTTCGTCCTCGCCATCCAACAGCTGGGTGGCGCCCAAG TGGCTACTCCCAAACAGATACGAGAACTGATGAAGGTGGATGGGCTCACAAATGATGAAGTGAAGAGCCATCTGCAG AAATACCGATTGCACACTGAAAGGGTCCACGCTCAAAGGCTTCCTAATGCTGTGGCTACGGCAGATCGAGCAGTTGTGGTTTTAGGAGGCCTATGGGATCGTGAGGAACAATACACTAGTTCCTCACAACAGAGTTTTTCACAATCTGGGTCGCCGATGAGCCCATTTCAGTTAGCTGGCTCTAGATGA
- the LOC135672230 gene encoding LOB domain-containing protein 25-like has product MSAASRSPCAACRFLRRKCTPGCVFAPYFPPDQPTKFASVHRVFGASNVAKLLGELSPWQREDAVNSLAYEAEARLHDPVYGCVGHICLLQHKLHQVQSDLYNARKELSAYLSAPIADPHHQQPQAASPSSHQQILLHELQQQMAAVQQIAANRERANQQEISRFSTVFQMAGGSTMAATTGLPALLPPRPFEGVFSPQQQHNERK; this is encoded by the coding sequence ATGTCGGCGGCATCGAGGTCGCCGTGCGCGGCGTGCAGGTTCTTGCGGCGGAAGTGCACGCCCGGCTGCGTGTTCGCGCCGTACTTCCCGCCGGACCAGCCGACGAAGTTCGCCAGCGTGCATCGGGTGTTCGGGGCGAGCAACGTGGCGAAGCTGCTTGGCGAGCTCAGCCCGTGGCAGAGGGAGGACGCCGTGAACTCGCTGGCCTACGAGGCGGAGGCGCGGCTCCACGACCCCGTCTATGGCTGCGTCGGTCACATCTGCCTCCTCCAACACAAGCTCCACCAGGTGCAGAGCGACCTCTACAACGCCAGGAAGGAGCTCTCCGCCTACCTCAGCGCTCCCATCGCCGATCCCCACCACCAACAACCCCAAGCGGCATCTCCATCATCCCACCAGCAGATCTTGTTGCACGAGCTGCAACAGCAGATGGCCGCGGTGCAGCAGATTGCAGCCAACCGAGAGCGAGCGAATCAGCAGGAGATCTCAAGATTCAGTACCGTGTTTCAGATGGCTGGTGGCTCTACCATGGCTGCCACCACGGGACTGCCGGCGTTGCTCCCCCCTCGGCCTTTCGAGGGAGTGTTCTCTCCGCAACAACAACATAATGAGAGGAAATAA
- the LOC135671759 gene encoding zinc finger protein 1-like, which produces MYNSMAIETTTALIPPASTETSDEDLLHMEGWAKRKRTKRHRFSDRPPTEEEYLAHCLVMLARGGPGPRLPSLASYSAPPPGKLEYKCSVCGKAFSSYQALGGHKTGHRKLTCAADEATVDTSGSSTAGAGRLHQCSVCLKTFPSGQALGGHKRCHYDGILGNRGLDLNVPSLPEFEFDGGVRRCLPATAAAAATAEEEEVQSPLAFKKPRLLIPA; this is translated from the coding sequence ATGTATAATTCGATGGCTATCGAGACGACAACTGCTTTGATTCCACCGGCGAGCACAGAGACGAGCGACGAGGACTTGCTGCACATGGAAGGGTGGGCGAAGCGGAAGCGGACGAAGCGCCACCGCTTCTCTGATCGGCCACCGACCGAAGAGGAGTACTTGGCCCACTGCCTCGTTATGCTCGCCCGTGGCGGACCCGGTCCTCGCCTGCCGTCGTTGGCCTCTTACTCGGCGCCACCGCCGGGGAAGCTCGAGTACAAGTGCTCCGTCTGCGGGAAGGCCTTCAGCTCTTACCAGGCCCTCGGCGGCCACAAGACCGGCCACCGGAAGCTCACCTGTGCCGCCGACGAGGCCACCGTCGACACCTCAGGCTCCTCCACTGCCGGCGCCGGCAGGTTGCACCAGTGCTCGGTGTGTCTGAAGACGTTCCCTTCGGGGCAGGCGCTCGGGGGGCACAAGCGGTGCCACTACGACGGAATCCTCGGTAACAGGGGGCTGGATCTGAACGTGCCATCGCTGCCCGAGTTCGAGTTCGACGGTGGTGTCCGGCGCTGCCTACCggcaacggcggcggcggcggccaccgcggaggaggaggaggtgcagAGCCCACTGGCGTTCAAGAAACCGAGACTTCTGATCCCGGCTTAA